In bacterium, one DNA window encodes the following:
- a CDS encoding tetratricopeptide repeat protein: protein MSEYMQVNLFEDEINRLATILNNSRIGCIIFSLYNTVAGRDGIINRLKDKLKLPIVEFSLTSTQKNPLKLLEQLEPTNNLVVSIYDIEQAFPEVLGYINYQREGFFKYNYGFLFWITEYARDEIANKAADFWSRRSGVFDFRVKDYKQILELRQRLSEEPISYQNKDDLLKKLNIYKNLLEEYKTDKEIDEKNIAKLISKMGQIYYLLGDYDSALKQYQKALEIIERIGDIAQVAKSLHQIGMVYHQRGDYDSALKQYQKALEIDERIGDIAGVAGSLHNIGMIYHQRGDYDSAIKHYQKALEIAERIGDIAGVAKSLHNIGAIYHQRGDYDSAIKHYQKALEITERIGDIAGVAKSLHNIGAIYHQRGDYDSALKQYQKALEIAERIGDVVQVARSLGQIGVLYFDKSDYKRALEFSTQAYSIFEKIGSPDVRIAKGYIQRIKELYH, encoded by the coding sequence TTGAGTGAATATATGCAAGTAAACCTATTTGAAGATGAGATTAATCGATTAGCTACTATATTGAACAATTCCAGGATAGGCTGTATTATATTTAGTCTTTATAATACTGTTGCTGGCCGAGATGGGATTATTAATAGACTTAAAGATAAACTCAAACTTCCAATAGTAGAATTCTCCTTAACTTCTACACAAAAAAACCCACTAAAATTACTTGAACAGCTTGAACCTACTAATAATTTGGTAGTATCTATCTATGATATAGAACAAGCATTCCCTGAAGTTTTGGGATATATCAATTATCAACGAGAAGGTTTCTTTAAGTATAATTATGGGTTTCTCTTTTGGATAACTGAGTATGCTCGAGATGAAATTGCAAATAAGGCAGCAGATTTTTGGTCAAGGCGAAGCGGAGTATTTGATTTTAGAGTTAAAGATTATAAACAGATTTTAGAACTACGACAACGCCTTAGTGAAGAACCTATATCTTATCAAAATAAAGATGATTTGCTAAAAAAACTAAACATCTATAAGAATCTGTTAGAGGAGTATAAAACAGATAAGGAGATAGATGAGAAGAATATCGCTAAACTTATCTCTAAAATGGGACAAATTTACTACCTACTTGGTGATTATGATTCTGCATTAAAGCAATATCAAAAAGCATTGGAGATAATTGAAAGAATAGGAGATATTGCGCAGGTAGCAAAAAGCTTACATCAAATTGGGATGGTTTATCATCAAAGAGGTGATTATGATTCTGCATTAAAGCAATATCAAAAGGCATTGGAGATAGATGAAAGAATAGGAGATATTGCTGGTGTAGCAGGAAGCTTACATAATATTGGGATGATTTATCATCAAAGAGGTGATTATGATTCTGCAATAAAGCATTATCAAAAGGCATTGGAGATAGCTGAAAGGATAGGAGATATTGCTGGTGTAGCAAAAAGCTTACATAATATTGGGGCAATTTATCATCAAAGAGGTGATTATGATTCTGCAATAAAGCATTATCAAAAAGCATTGGAGATAACTGAAAGGATAGGAGATATTGCTGGTGTAGCAAAAAGCTTACATAATATTGGGGCAATTTATCATCAAAGAGGTGATTATGATTCTGCATTAAAGCAATATCAAAAGGCATTGGAGATAGCTGAAAGGATAGGAGATGTTGTGCAGGTAGCAAGGAGTCTTGGACAGATAGGGGTATTGTATTTTGATAAAAGTGATTATAAGAGGGCATTAGAGTTTTCCACTCAAGCATATTCAATCTTTGAGAAGATAGGTTCTCCTGATGTCCGTATTGCCAA